From Halobacillus sp. Marseille-Q1614, the proteins below share one genomic window:
- a CDS encoding carbohydrate ABC transporter permease: MNKKSAKSRLKKNYIGWIFILIAALGICLFYFYPMIRALLLSFQSGMGANLEYVGLDNYIRLFNDPTFIAALTNTFIYLLVQVPIMIVLALFFSVLLNDATLKFKGFFRIAIFLPCVTSLVAYAVIFKYLFGVDGLINQFLLDMSLISQPLNWLSDPILAKITIIAAITWRWTGYNMIFYLSALQNVDKSMYEAAKMDGASSSQQFFYITVPMLKPIILFTSIISTIGTLQIFDEIMNITNGGPGNATLSISMYIYNLSFEYSPDFGYAATVSYVIVILIVILSLIQFKVAGDDK, translated from the coding sequence ATGAACAAAAAATCAGCCAAAAGCCGGCTGAAAAAGAATTATATCGGATGGATATTTATTCTTATCGCTGCACTTGGGATCTGTTTATTTTATTTCTATCCGATGATCAGAGCACTGCTCCTTTCCTTTCAGTCAGGGATGGGAGCCAACTTGGAGTATGTAGGGTTAGATAACTATATCAGGCTATTTAATGATCCGACCTTCATTGCTGCCCTGACGAACACCTTTATTTACCTGCTCGTTCAAGTTCCCATTATGATTGTTCTTGCATTATTCTTTTCTGTTTTATTGAACGATGCCACGCTGAAATTCAAAGGGTTCTTCCGGATAGCTATCTTTTTACCATGTGTAACCTCCCTTGTAGCATATGCCGTTATCTTTAAATATCTGTTTGGGGTAGATGGCTTAATCAATCAGTTTCTTCTTGATATGTCATTGATTTCTCAACCGCTTAATTGGCTGTCCGATCCAATTCTTGCAAAAATCACAATCATTGCAGCGATCACCTGGAGATGGACAGGGTACAATATGATCTTCTACTTATCGGCATTACAGAATGTAGACAAGTCCATGTATGAAGCTGCGAAAATGGACGGAGCTTCAAGCTCTCAGCAATTTTTCTATATTACCGTCCCAATGCTAAAACCCATTATCTTATTTACTTCGATAATCTCTACGATCGGAACGCTGCAAATTTTTGATGAAATCATGAACATAACAAACGGTGGGCCAGGGAATGCCACGCTTTCCATTTCCATGTACATTTACAACCTTTCCTTTGAGTACAGCCCTGACTTTGGATATGCAGCAACAGTATCCTACGTGATTGTAATTCTGATCGTTATCTTATCCTTGATCCAATTTAAAGTGGCAGGTGATGACAAGTGA
- the ebgA gene encoding beta-galactosidase subunit alpha encodes MSQNRNDWENIQVLHRNRKKERAHFIPFADQSGALTFDRKNSSSFKLLNGKWKFHYAESPSLAPEAFYEKGFDTTDWDDLYVPSSWQMHGYGKPAYTNVVYPFPVDPPYVPSENPTGSYVRDFWISQDWVDQQVMVRFEGVDSAFYLWVNGQEVGYSQGSRVPAEFDLTSYLKEGKNQLAVQVYQWSDGSYIEDQDMWWLSGIFRDVYLLAVPKVHLEDFFVKTSFDENYEYATLHVETIIENSSHQAVSDYKLQYHLLDADDQQVMNEEESPAVSIEANSTETVIQTFSIKNPSNWSAENPYLYKLLISLQEAGNVAEVIPTQVGFRSIELKDGLFFVNGAAIKLKGVNRHDHHPDLGRAVPLEWMEADVKLMKQHNINAVRTAHYPNDPRFYDLCDRYGLYVIDEADLETHGFEVIGNWDQLSDDPEWEEAYMDRMKRMVCRDKNHPSIIMWSLGNESGFGQNHTAMADWAKKYDDTRLIHYEGECRAITRSESNYDPKRDPESSDVFTTMYTAVEVMDALGQRNDLIKPHILCEYAHAMGNGPGGLKEYWDTFYKYDRLQGGFVWEWLDHGIRQMTEDAEEYFAYGGDFGEEPNDSNFVIDGLVMADRTPSPALIEYKKVIEPVLVESVDLEKGKVKVTNRYDFLSLDHLHAAWTIMSGEEVIASGTFSVSDIKARTSQEVVLPYELLPKSENDCLLNLEFTLANHTGWAQTGHTVAWAQFELPVPKKEREKVARQGQPLEVKDSKQKLEVIGEDFEVQMDKVSGRLSGYKYQGIDLIKTGPALNLWRAPIDNDLWAQAHWKDISSSKGWKKYGLHLLQERINSVHYQKHGSQEVEIIVDARVAPPVLNWGITATYTYTIDFSGKLEIDVKGEPYGRLPQTFPRIGLRMEVPADFDRVKWYGLGPGEAYVDSKQANRVGVWTKKAEDFYTPYVYPQENGSRHEVQWAQVTNESGIGLKFNGEPVFDFNAQYYTPENLEKAQHTYDLVKQDFITLLIDHKQHGLGFSSCGPDVLEKYRLKSGIFQFGLDIEPNFY; translated from the coding sequence TTGTCACAGAACAGAAACGATTGGGAAAACATACAAGTACTTCACAGAAACCGAAAAAAAGAACGCGCTCATTTCATTCCATTTGCAGATCAATCGGGTGCCTTAACATTCGATCGGAAAAATTCATCATCTTTTAAACTGCTAAATGGAAAGTGGAAGTTTCACTATGCGGAAAGTCCAAGTCTTGCACCGGAAGCCTTTTATGAGAAAGGTTTTGACACAACCGACTGGGATGATTTATATGTTCCATCCTCCTGGCAGATGCACGGATATGGCAAGCCCGCTTATACGAACGTCGTCTATCCATTTCCGGTAGACCCGCCATATGTGCCAAGCGAAAATCCAACCGGCTCTTACGTGAGGGATTTTTGGATTTCACAAGACTGGGTGGATCAGCAGGTGATGGTGAGGTTTGAAGGTGTAGACAGCGCGTTTTACTTATGGGTAAACGGCCAGGAAGTCGGCTACAGCCAGGGAAGCCGTGTTCCAGCAGAATTTGATCTCACCTCTTACCTGAAGGAAGGGAAGAATCAGTTAGCTGTCCAGGTGTATCAATGGTCAGATGGATCCTATATTGAAGATCAGGATATGTGGTGGCTGAGCGGTATTTTCCGAGATGTTTATTTACTGGCTGTTCCTAAGGTGCATCTCGAGGACTTTTTTGTAAAAACAAGTTTTGATGAGAATTACGAGTATGCAACGCTCCATGTAGAAACCATTATAGAAAACAGCAGCCATCAGGCTGTTTCTGATTATAAACTGCAGTATCACTTGCTCGATGCAGACGATCAGCAGGTAATGAATGAAGAGGAAAGCCCGGCTGTTTCGATTGAAGCGAACAGCACAGAAACCGTAATCCAGACTTTTTCTATTAAAAATCCAAGTAATTGGTCGGCTGAAAATCCTTATTTGTATAAGCTGCTAATTTCCTTACAGGAAGCAGGGAATGTTGCAGAAGTTATTCCTACGCAGGTCGGCTTTCGATCAATAGAGTTGAAGGATGGACTGTTTTTTGTAAACGGGGCAGCCATTAAGCTCAAAGGCGTCAACCGCCACGATCATCATCCTGATTTAGGACGTGCTGTGCCATTGGAATGGATGGAGGCCGACGTCAAGCTGATGAAACAGCACAACATCAATGCAGTAAGGACGGCCCACTATCCAAATGACCCGCGTTTTTATGACTTATGTGACCGCTATGGCTTATATGTAATAGACGAGGCAGATCTGGAAACTCATGGATTTGAAGTAATCGGCAACTGGGATCAGCTGAGTGATGATCCAGAGTGGGAAGAAGCGTACATGGACAGGATGAAGCGGATGGTATGCCGCGACAAAAATCATCCTTCCATTATCATGTGGTCCCTCGGAAATGAATCGGGCTTTGGCCAAAACCATACCGCGATGGCTGACTGGGCGAAAAAATATGATGATACGAGGCTCATTCACTATGAAGGAGAATGCCGCGCGATCACAAGATCTGAAAGCAATTATGATCCAAAACGAGATCCAGAAAGCTCTGATGTATTTACGACAATGTATACTGCAGTAGAAGTTATGGATGCATTAGGTCAGCGTAACGATTTAATAAAGCCTCACATTTTGTGTGAATACGCTCACGCCATGGGGAATGGACCTGGCGGTTTGAAGGAATACTGGGATACCTTCTATAAATACGACCGTTTGCAAGGCGGCTTTGTGTGGGAATGGCTTGATCATGGAATTCGCCAGATGACTGAAGACGCAGAAGAGTATTTTGCTTACGGCGGAGATTTCGGAGAAGAACCAAACGATTCCAACTTCGTCATTGACGGTCTCGTTATGGCCGATCGTACACCTTCTCCGGCGCTTATTGAATACAAAAAAGTTATCGAACCTGTCTTGGTAGAATCCGTAGATTTGGAAAAAGGAAAAGTCAAAGTAACCAACCGCTATGACTTTCTTTCACTGGATCATCTACACGCCGCTTGGACGATTATGTCAGGAGAAGAAGTTATCGCAAGTGGAACTTTTTCAGTCAGCGATATAAAAGCTCGTACAAGTCAGGAAGTGGTTTTGCCGTATGAATTGCTTCCTAAATCTGAAAACGACTGCTTGTTAAACCTTGAATTCACACTGGCAAATCATACGGGATGGGCCCAAACGGGACATACTGTCGCATGGGCTCAATTCGAACTGCCCGTTCCAAAGAAAGAAAGAGAGAAGGTTGCTCGCCAGGGACAGCCTCTTGAAGTCAAAGATTCCAAACAGAAGCTTGAGGTGATTGGAGAAGATTTTGAAGTTCAAATGGATAAAGTGTCTGGAAGGCTCTCCGGCTATAAGTATCAAGGAATTGATCTAATTAAAACAGGGCCGGCGCTCAATTTATGGCGTGCGCCGATCGATAATGATCTGTGGGCCCAAGCTCACTGGAAGGATATTTCCTCCAGTAAAGGGTGGAAAAAATATGGACTCCATTTGCTGCAGGAACGTATAAATTCCGTACATTATCAAAAGCATGGATCACAAGAAGTGGAAATCATAGTAGATGCACGTGTAGCCCCGCCCGTCTTAAATTGGGGAATTACGGCTACTTATACTTATACGATCGATTTCAGTGGAAAGCTCGAGATTGACGTGAAAGGTGAACCTTATGGCCGACTTCCTCAGACTTTTCCTAGAATCGGTTTGAGAATGGAAGTTCCCGCTGATTTTGATCGTGTAAAGTGGTACGGACTGGGACCGGGAGAAGCGTACGTCGATAGCAAACAGGCAAATAGGGTAGGAGTCTGGACGAAAAAAGCAGAGGATTTCTATACCCCATATGTTTATCCGCAGGAAAACGGCAGCAGGCATGAAGTACAGTGGGCTCAAGTTACCAACGAATCAGGAATCGGCCTTAAATTTAATGGTGAGCCTGTCTTTGATTTTAACGCCCAGTATTACACACCTGAAAATCTGGAAAAAGCACAGCACACATATGACTTAGTGAAGCAAGATTTCATTACGCTCCTCATCGATCACAAACAGCATGGCCTTGGTTTTTCAAGCTGCGGACCGGATGTTTTGGAAAAGTACCGTCTGAAAAGCGGTATCTTCCAGTTTGGGCTGGATATTGAACCTAACTTTTATTAA
- a CDS encoding ABC transporter substrate-binding protein — translation MKDLQFKKGWLLVVAMITVLMLAACSSDDASGDSGDGEEPDQITAWAWDPYFNIAALNLAKENYDGDINLEIIENAQDDIVSKLNTGLSSGSMKGMPNIVLIEDQRAQSFLQSYPDAFYPINDYINTDDFANYKIEPTSLDGNQYGLPFDTGVTGLFYRTDYLEEAGYTKEDLSGITWEKYIEIGKDVKEKTGKDMISLDPNDLGIIRVMIQSAGSWYVEDDGSTVNLVDNEPLRKAFENYKAMIEADFVKANSDWSQFIASFNSGDVATVPSGNWIGASIQAEESQAGNWEVAPIPRLDMEGAVNASNQGGSSFYVLNIPGKEKAAEFLGETFGASNEFYQELVQEVGAIGTYTPASDGEAYQKEDEFFSGQKVISDYSTWMEEIPSVNYGLHTYAIEDILAAEMQNYLKGKSLDDALADAQAQAESQLK, via the coding sequence ATGAAGGATTTACAGTTTAAAAAGGGATGGCTTCTCGTGGTGGCCATGATAACAGTCCTGATGCTGGCAGCTTGTTCTTCTGATGATGCAAGCGGGGATTCTGGAGACGGTGAAGAGCCGGATCAAATTACAGCTTGGGCATGGGATCCGTATTTTAACATTGCGGCCCTGAATCTTGCGAAAGAAAATTATGATGGTGACATTAACCTCGAAATTATTGAAAATGCACAGGATGATATTGTTTCAAAATTAAATACTGGGCTTAGCTCCGGAAGTATGAAGGGGATGCCTAATATTGTATTAATTGAAGACCAGAGAGCACAAAGCTTCCTGCAGTCATATCCAGATGCTTTCTATCCAATTAACGACTATATTAATACGGATGATTTCGCTAACTACAAAATTGAACCTACAAGTCTTGATGGAAACCAGTATGGACTGCCATTTGATACAGGCGTAACGGGACTTTTCTACCGTACCGACTATCTTGAAGAAGCTGGGTACACGAAGGAAGACCTTAGCGGTATCACTTGGGAAAAGTATATTGAAATCGGTAAAGATGTAAAAGAGAAAACAGGCAAAGATATGATTTCCCTTGATCCAAATGACTTAGGTATTATTCGTGTCATGATTCAAAGTGCAGGTTCCTGGTACGTTGAAGATGATGGAAGCACGGTAAACCTTGTAGATAACGAACCTTTAAGAAAAGCTTTTGAAAACTATAAAGCTATGATTGAAGCAGATTTTGTAAAAGCTAACTCTGACTGGAGCCAGTTCATTGCTTCTTTCAACAGCGGCGATGTGGCAACTGTTCCAAGCGGTAACTGGATTGGAGCCAGTATTCAGGCGGAAGAATCTCAGGCTGGTAATTGGGAAGTAGCTCCAATTCCACGCCTTGATATGGAAGGTGCCGTTAATGCGTCAAACCAGGGAGGAAGCTCCTTCTATGTGTTAAACATTCCTGGTAAAGAAAAAGCAGCCGAATTTCTTGGTGAAACATTTGGCGCAAGCAACGAATTCTATCAGGAGCTCGTCCAAGAAGTCGGTGCGATCGGTACTTACACACCAGCTTCAGACGGAGAAGCTTATCAGAAAGAAGACGAATTTTTCAGTGGACAAAAGGTTATTTCTGACTACTCTACGTGGATGGAAGAGATCCCTAGCGTAAACTATGGTTTGCATACCTATGCGATTGAAGATATTTTGGCAGCGGAAATGCAAAACTACTTAAAAGGGAAAAGCTTAGATGATGCATTAGCAGATGCCCAGGCACAAGCTGAATCGCAATTGAAGTAA
- a CDS encoding carbohydrate ABC transporter permease translates to MRKLKRIATYTFLSVAALVSIFPFLWMLVSMTNKSVDVTQGRLLPGTHLFENFKVLFGSVDIVTALVNSTIIAVITTFLTLLIGSLAGYGFEIYRTPGKDRIFNILLLSMMIPFAAIMIPLYRLFGGVSSTIPFLGIDTLAAAILPTVITAFFIFFFRQNTKMFAKELVEAGRIDGLSELGIFFRIYLPTMKTTYAAAAIIAFMNSWNNYLWPLVVLQSPENQTIPLLISNLGAGYSPDYGVIMTAIVIATLPTAIVFFVMQKHFVAGMMGSVKG, encoded by the coding sequence GTGAGAAAATTAAAACGAATAGCTACATACACCTTTTTAAGCGTTGCGGCTCTTGTGTCCATTTTTCCGTTCTTATGGATGCTCGTCAGTATGACAAATAAGTCCGTTGATGTGACTCAGGGGCGGTTACTGCCCGGCACTCACTTATTCGAGAACTTTAAAGTCTTATTTGGATCCGTCGATATTGTGACGGCACTCGTGAATTCAACCATTATCGCCGTCATTACGACTTTTCTAACTTTATTAATCGGATCTCTTGCCGGATATGGTTTTGAAATTTACCGCACTCCTGGAAAAGATAGGATTTTCAACATACTGCTGTTATCTATGATGATTCCATTTGCAGCAATTATGATTCCGTTGTATCGATTGTTTGGAGGTGTTTCATCGACTATCCCGTTCCTTGGGATTGATACATTAGCTGCAGCGATCCTGCCGACAGTCATCACTGCGTTCTTCATCTTTTTCTTCCGTCAGAATACGAAGATGTTCGCAAAAGAGCTGGTGGAAGCGGGAAGAATTGATGGCTTAAGTGAATTAGGAATCTTTTTCCGTATTTATTTGCCAACGATGAAAACAACTTATGCCGCAGCTGCGATAATTGCGTTTATGAATAGCTGGAATAACTATTTATGGCCATTGGTTGTTCTTCAATCACCAGAGAACCAAACGATTCCGCTGCTTATTTCAAACCTGGGGGCGGGCTATTCACCGGACTATGGAGTCATAATGACCGCGATTGTGATCGCCACTCTGCCTACGGCTATCGTTTTCTTCGTGATGCAGAAGCATTTTGTAGCCGGCATGATGGGATCAGTCAAAGGATAA
- a CDS encoding glycosyl hydrolase 53 family protein: MKSGKLLSLFLIVLMLFSIVPPVSAEKSSVEIKGGDLSMVPGDFTVLQFSANGTSIEDYSWEVSNDHVVDVDSHTGRIDAVGTGQAALTLNATDDNGKDYQVTRKVTVSGGPAPIVEPVHELQNNNRPDFMMGADVSSLHQIMEEGKKFYNLDGQESHLFDVLEENGVNWVRLRVWNDPYDKFGNPYGGGNSNLDSTIALAKQAKERGMNLFVTFHYSDFWAHPGQQIKPKEWSDLEGEELVDAVGDFTTESLEKMKAESVYPNMVGIGNETNSDILDQKFNLTSEGYMNPVAVDIFKAGAAAVRSTDPHADDPENKAMVSFHLANGNNTWLYNSFASAMEKNDVDYDAIGASYYLSWHGTYDEVLNNLNNITEKYGKYAFIAETAYPWTIQEDAGDDTPQNFKHGDVSTVGLAASIQGQATALREVINVAANIKNEKGLGAFYWEPAWLPGNTTGWATPYGTGWEVAGLFDINGYALPSLQTFNLVRGGQMVPDDAEEYAYGWETQVVLNKGNSLQMPEEIIAVKNNGMMGDSKRSITKQPVEWNEENVAEVNVNVPGEYIVFGSVAGKENNAFAHVIVRENASSAAKAPTFSLPDGREVNVADGDGYSYSTRHVVKGGSYIELDTETPNAGIYFTIDGANPISGSGSTKELAGAPYIKDYDSIRVYAGPIQISQNVNIQAASKRSGYNYVSGQWGSERTILDYSPIVSSSYKAVYDYSDELLANGGFETGNLRGWKLKSKAAEAEVITPDDFVTEAYAGDHSLKFSLEPGEKLNLRQKVKKLPDGQYKLSLYARGENQTTDETDMQLSAITQGKELSTKVETMDVPGGKMIWRKYSIENIEVRNGNLEINFDAETSGSYSGYLDHFVLEKQ, from the coding sequence ATGAAATCAGGAAAATTACTTAGCTTGTTTTTAATCGTTCTAATGCTTTTTTCAATAGTTCCTCCTGTATCAGCTGAAAAATCTTCAGTTGAAATCAAGGGTGGAGACTTATCGATGGTTCCTGGGGATTTCACTGTATTGCAATTCTCAGCTAATGGAACTTCGATTGAAGATTACTCCTGGGAAGTAAGCAATGATCATGTTGTCGATGTAGATTCGCATACTGGAAGAATCGATGCCGTAGGAACAGGACAGGCTGCTCTTACATTAAATGCAACGGATGATAATGGAAAAGATTATCAGGTCACTAGGAAAGTAACAGTTTCTGGAGGGCCCGCACCAATAGTAGAACCCGTACATGAACTTCAAAACAACAATAGACCTGACTTTATGATGGGTGCAGATGTTTCTTCATTGCACCAGATTATGGAAGAGGGTAAGAAGTTTTATAATTTAGATGGTCAAGAATCACACCTATTTGATGTGTTAGAGGAAAATGGTGTGAACTGGGTTCGATTGAGAGTATGGAACGATCCATATGATAAATTCGGCAACCCTTATGGCGGTGGAAACAGTAATCTGGATTCCACCATTGCTCTTGCCAAGCAGGCCAAGGAAAGAGGCATGAACCTGTTTGTCACCTTCCATTACAGCGATTTTTGGGCACATCCCGGCCAGCAGATTAAACCAAAAGAATGGTCGGATTTAGAAGGCGAGGAACTAGTGGATGCAGTGGGAGACTTTACGACAGAGTCTTTAGAGAAAATGAAGGCTGAAAGCGTGTATCCGAACATGGTTGGTATCGGCAACGAGACAAATAGCGATATTTTAGATCAGAAGTTCAACCTTACCTCTGAAGGATACATGAATCCTGTGGCCGTAGACATTTTTAAAGCCGGTGCCGCAGCTGTACGCAGCACAGATCCTCATGCAGATGATCCAGAGAACAAAGCAATGGTTTCTTTCCATCTTGCTAACGGCAACAATACATGGCTCTATAACAGTTTTGCTTCAGCTATGGAAAAAAATGATGTCGACTATGATGCCATTGGTGCATCTTACTATCTATCATGGCATGGAACATACGATGAAGTGTTAAATAATCTCAATAACATCACCGAGAAATACGGGAAGTATGCATTCATCGCTGAAACAGCCTACCCTTGGACGATCCAGGAAGATGCCGGTGACGACACACCACAAAATTTTAAGCATGGCGATGTCAGTACTGTTGGATTGGCAGCTTCTATTCAAGGACAAGCTACGGCTCTTCGCGAGGTTATTAATGTGGCAGCAAATATTAAGAATGAAAAAGGCCTGGGGGCTTTTTATTGGGAACCAGCCTGGCTGCCGGGTAACACAACAGGATGGGCGACTCCATATGGAACAGGATGGGAAGTAGCCGGCTTATTTGATATCAATGGCTATGCGCTTCCTTCGCTTCAAACTTTTAATCTGGTAAGAGGCGGCCAGATGGTACCTGATGATGCGGAAGAGTATGCGTACGGCTGGGAAACCCAAGTCGTTTTAAATAAGGGTAACAGCCTTCAGATGCCGGAAGAGATTATAGCTGTCAAAAACAACGGAATGATGGGAGATAGCAAGCGTTCGATCACGAAACAGCCGGTGGAATGGAACGAGGAAAACGTGGCGGAAGTTAATGTAAATGTTCCTGGAGAATACATCGTGTTTGGAAGTGTTGCCGGTAAAGAAAATAATGCCTTTGCTCATGTCATTGTAAGAGAAAATGCGTCATCGGCTGCCAAAGCGCCAACGTTCAGCCTGCCTGATGGCCGTGAGGTAAACGTTGCAGATGGTGATGGATACTCTTATTCGACGAGGCATGTTGTAAAGGGTGGGAGCTATATTGAGCTTGATACAGAGACTCCGAATGCAGGGATTTACTTTACGATCGATGGCGCCAATCCGATCAGCGGCAGCGGATCAACGAAAGAACTAGCAGGAGCTCCGTATATTAAAGACTATGATTCGATCCGTGTATATGCCGGTCCGATCCAAATTTCTCAAAACGTTAATATTCAGGCCGCGTCGAAACGATCGGGCTACAATTACGTGTCTGGCCAGTGGGGCTCAGAACGAACGATCTTGGATTACAGTCCAATCGTAAGTTCAAGCTATAAGGCCGTTTACGATTATAGTGATGAGCTGCTCGCTAATGGCGGATTTGAAACCGGCAACTTGCGTGGATGGAAACTGAAGAGCAAAGCAGCGGAAGCTGAAGTCATTACACCTGATGATTTTGTAACAGAAGCTTATGCCGGCGATCACTCGCTTAAGTTTTCCCTTGAGCCGGGAGAAAAGTTGAATTTAAGACAAAAGGTTAAGAAACTCCCTGATGGTCAATACAAGCTTTCTCTTTATGCCAGAGGAGAAAACCAAACCACTGATGAGACAGACATGCAGCTTTCTGCAATTACCCAAGGAAAGGAGCTCAGCACTAAGGTAGAAACGATGGACGTTCCTGGAGGTAAAATGATTTGGAGAAAGTATTC